The genome window TTTGCTGAGAAGATGGATGTGAGCTTCACATCAAGCATGTCTCCCGCTGAGCTCCTGCCTTCGTCATGCTTTGAGTCTTATGACTTTCCTCCTCCTGAGTGTCACAAGAAGGAGGAAGCTAGCAGGGAGCAAGGTCTCTGTTCGTCAAGCTTTCAAAGCTTTAGGTATGGAAACTGAAATGtaaagctttgttttttataatttttcctctaagtaatttttttttattttttactattcTCCATTGCTTTTCTCTTGTGTATCCCCAGGTCATGGTTGGTGTCTGAGGGACTAATCTCTTCTGAGGGAGATCTGCCAGATTCCTCTGGTGTTGACGGTGAATGGGGGAGTCTTCATATACCACTGTATTCATCCCTAAATCCTCATTCCATTTCTCCCAAAAACTCTTCTTCCCACAACTCCACTCCTTCCTCTTCTAAAAAGGCAGCACTGCCCTCCCCTGTGTCATCCCTGGATAAAGTCAATGATCTGCCTACATCTAGTCCCCAGGCCTCCAGTTCTCAAAACCATCCCAGCTCCTCTGTTATCTCCTCTCCCACTAAAACACCTGAAACACCCGTGTCTCCATCAAAGTTCTCATCCCTTTACCGAAGGAGGCAGCGAACTCAATCATCACCTTCGTTGACCAAGGTCACTTTGGAGACCCCTCCCTCTATGCCCCGCCCAACGACATACCACCACCCCTACCACCCTGAACCGTGGACGACTGAGTCGCctatcctgctgctgctgtcgcgcTTCTCCCACACCTCTGATCCAAGTACTGCTCTGGTCAGCTCTGGCGTCATGTCCGGCTTGCTCTACTACCTCACCCAGCACCAGGACCCTAGCAGCAGGTGCTTCCGTATGCTTTGCCGACTGAGCTGCAACCCAAATTGTTTGCAGGCGCTGGTCCGAACAGGCTCGGTGGCATTGATTCACCACCAACTCTGCCAGAGAGGGGGGGGTTTTAAAGGAGAAGAGAGGCAGATGGATGGAGTCAAAGCCAAAGTTAAACAACTAGGTATGGTTAATATCTTTCCTAACCGGGGTTGCGTGTTGATcaatgtgtttattaaaataatagcGTGTTTAAAAACGTGAATAAAGCACAAAATCCTTATTTCGATGCATTGGGAACACTGCACATTATATTCTAAatcaaaacatgaagaaaaatgtatcaATTCACTGCTATTTTTTTGAACAGCCGATTattaatttttctttattttctttaaagtaGTTAAAATTGATACATTTTTCTTATATAATGTGCAGTGTTCCCAATCGAAATAAAAATTCTTAAAAGTgctttattgatgtttttaaacacactgctattattttgaaaaatatagTGAACCTTGTTTCAGTCATGAGCAAATGATAAGTGCATATTGACTTTCCCTCTGACTGTCTGTGTAGGTGTTGCTCTTCTCAATAATCTGCGTGTTCAGTGTGAGTCTGGATTTGGCTCTGGTGTTCTAGCACATGTAATGATGTCGGGCTCAGAGTCAGACAAAATTAACTGTGCTCTATCGCTGCCGTTAATCAGCAGGTAAAACAATCTTCAATAAACTTTTACTCATACCttgcaaacaggaagttgtcATATGTGAGATTTATAACCttaatctttttcttccacAGCAACCGGTCCCTGCTAAAGAAACTTCTTCTGGACAGCAGTGGGCTACTTTTGGCTCTGCAGCCCCTTGGCTGCGATGGATACGATGTTGATGACACGGATGAAGACAACCCTGCCGGATGTGGAAGGCTGCTTTCTGACTTGTTGAATTCACCACATGTAGGTCAGGCCACTCAGGTCCACTCGCTGTACTTTTCTCTCCTGATTGGATGTCTGTCCATGCTGACAAGTAGTATTAAAACTGAGCATCCCAAAAAATATCCAAGTGCAGCTGTAACAGAGTCAATCAGTAAAATCGGCAGAGTTTCACCCCCTCCATCTAAAAAGCCTCGGCTCGCTGACAAATGTCCTTACGGTCTCTCAAACTTTGACCTGGTCTTGCTGCTGGATGATGGAACTCAGGTTCCAGCCAACAGGGAGGCAGTGGCTGGGGTGGAGGGAACAGACAGAGCTGGTTCTGAGTACTTTAGGGCTCTGTTGAGAGGTGGATTTGGAGAAGCTCAGGGTAAGGCAGAAGATGCCATCCACATCAAAGATGTAAGCACAGGTATGTTACTGCCAGTGCTGCATTACCTACACGGATGTCGGCTCACCAAGGGCGCAGAAGCAGCACAGGAAAGTGATCAGGGAGCGATGGGAGGAcattgtcagattttggactcATTGGTCGTCGAGGGGCTGAGTATCTGCCTAAAGGAAACAACAGAGAGCTCAGCAAAAGACTTTGCTTTCCAGAAAACACCTGTAGGTGAGATAATGATTGGAGCATGCCGGTTTTTAGTGACTGAACTGAAGAGAGAGTTGGAagatctctgtgtgtctcttgttctgtcctcctccaccaccactgctgccaGTAGAGCAAAGTCGACTCCCACAGAGGAGATTGATGACAAGGCTGCATCTAAAATGGACCAAGCATGTCATGAGTCCGCTGAGGAGAACCTGGCTCACCGGACATCAGAGCTAGAGCTGACTGGTTTCAATATGCAAATAGAAAAGTTGCCAGAAcaaattaggaaaaaaaacagttcaccACAGAAAACGCACAATAAGAAAGCTCCTTCCATCAgaacggtcaaaaaaggcagctGTTTGGACCCGATGCCAGGCAAACATGTCACTTCAGAAGAGTCAAAATTAAAACCAGAGAACTTGATTAAAGGTTCAGCACAGCTTCTGAAATCAGCAGCTCAGGACCTAATTTCTTGCTCAGAAGGAGATGCACCAGGTGGAGCTCTGGCTGCTCTCCTCCCACAGGTGTACTGGTTTTCTCAGCGCTATAGCTATCCAACACTGGGTCGGACCTGCCTGTGTCTCCTGCTGGGTTGTCAGCACTGCCCTCGCCCTGTTTCGCCCTCTCTTGCTGGGGATTGCTTTCGCAGACTCGTCAGAGAGGCCGACTGCGTTGAGGCTCTGAAACAGGATCTGCTACATCTGGTCACGTCAGCCCTCGGTTAAATCTGCAGGATCCAGGATcatatacattttacatttttgagtttcatccacatgCGCTTCATTGTACTT of Solea solea chromosome 16, fSolSol10.1, whole genome shotgun sequence contains these proteins:
- the armc5 gene encoding armadillo repeat-containing protein 5, whose product is MAASPESSLSWCLVHISKPGSGAEHHRTGAADPGRGREVDKRSRASQWRALVAIRTQHIKGGKAGIARFRTQGGLQPMLDLVKQPECPRKTLDLALSILANCCTEPETRIEVRKLDGINTVVGILNRNVAMETVQNRAARALGNLAMDPESSALIHSAGGIPLLLLCVSLSSTPSSPTAILPKDPCPKLECAQSAARALLYLSDTPTNRLSLLTQGTLSALAPLIAPEYPQGLRRTSLRTIHELTRGCGAECAREVSRSGVLSQLGVMASGESGKPFEDLALKTLANMCSQGCLRPLVGSLGVIQKFIEEVKKDLLKSGIFLKALCLCCKEAVNRAKVKESGGLEVLTSFLSTHRSHPLSRLVILACVDFVFDESAMEQLLELGLVPLLVARLVELTKGEEQFAEKMDVSFTSSMSPAELLPSSCFESYDFPPPECHKKEEASREQGLCSSSFQSFRSWLVSEGLISSEGDLPDSSGVDGEWGSLHIPLYSSLNPHSISPKNSSSHNSTPSSSKKAALPSPVSSLDKVNDLPTSSPQASSSQNHPSSSVISSPTKTPETPVSPSKFSSLYRRRQRTQSSPSLTKVTLETPPSMPRPTTYHHPYHPEPWTTESPILLLLSRFSHTSDPSTALVSSGVMSGLLYYLTQHQDPSSRCFRMLCRLSCNPNCLQALVRTGSVALIHHQLCQRGGGFKGEERQMDGVKAKVKQLGVALLNNLRVQCESGFGSGVLAHVMMSGSESDKINCALSLPLISSNRSLLKKLLLDSSGLLLALQPLGCDGYDVDDTDEDNPAGCGRLLSDLLNSPHVGQATQVHSLYFSLLIGCLSMLTSSIKTEHPKKYPSAAVTESISKIGRVSPPPSKKPRLADKCPYGLSNFDLVLLLDDGTQVPANREAVAGVEGTDRAGSEYFRALLRGGFGEAQGKAEDAIHIKDVSTGMLLPVLHYLHGCRLTKGAEAAQESDQGAMGGHCQILDSLVVEGLSICLKETTESSAKDFAFQKTPVGEIMIGACRFLVTELKRELEDLCVSLVLSSSTTTAASRAKSTPTEEIDDKAASKMDQACHESAEENLAHRTSELELTGFNMQIEKLPEQIRKKNSSPQKTHNKKAPSIRTVKKGSCLDPMPGKHVTSEESKLKPENLIKGSAQLLKSAAQDLISCSEGDAPGGALAALLPQVYWFSQRYSYPTLGRTCLCLLLGCQHCPRPVSPSLAGDCFRRLVREADCVEALKQDLLHLVTSALG